Within Chelatococcus sp. HY11, the genomic segment GATGCAGCATTTCGAAGCGGAACTGGAGCGCGCCATCGTGCTCACGCTGTTCATTCCGCTCATCATGAGTTCGGGCGGTAACTCCGGAAGCCAGGCGACCTCGCTTCTCATCCGGGCGCTTGCCCTCGGCCAGGTCAGGTTGCGTGACTGGTGGAGAGTGGTTCTGCGCGAGATGCCGGCCGGACTGACCCTCGGCATCATCCTCGGCACCATCGGCATCGCGCGCATCAGCATCTGGCAGGGACTGGGGCTCTATGACTACGGACCCTACTGGATGCTGATCGCGGCAACGGTCGGGGCAGGCCTCATCGGCATCGTGACCTTTGGCTCAATGGCGGGGGCCATGCTGCCCTTCATCCTGCAGCGCCTCGGCTTCGATCCAGCCAGCGCCTCTGCACCCTTCGTCGCAACCCTCGTCGATGTCACAGGCCTCATCATCTATTTCTCGGTTGCGACAGTCATCCTCAGCGGAACCCTGCTGTAGGGCGCGTGGACAGTTGCCGGGGTGAAGCGACCGGGACCTCCGTCGTCATTCCGGGGCGGGCCACGGGCCCGGGCCCGAAACCCATGAATACAACGCCAGACAAATGGAGGGCCTCGTCCGACGCGTTTTCTTGTCAGACCTCGTGTTGATGGATTCCGGGCTCTTCGCTGACGCGAAGCCCCGGAAAGACCGCGCCCTTGGGAAAGGGCAAATCCGCCCCTCGAAAAAAATCTAAAAAAATCGCGAGGGGCGTGAACCTTTTCCCGCCTCGTCGCGACCAATGGTCATCGGGATCGCAGAGGGCGATACCGCACTCGAAATGGAGAACACCGATGACCGCTCTCTCTTTGAAATCCGCGCCTTCCCTGAAGACCGCACTCGCCGCCTTCGCTCTGGCCACGGCCGCTCTCACTGTCTCAACTTTCACAAGCACGGCCTATGCCGGCCCCGGCTTCGGCGGGCCTGGCACTCTCTCGGGCCACGGCGGTCATGGTGGCGGTGGGGGACATGGTGGTGGAGGACATGGTGGTGGCCACGGCTGGGGCGGTCCCGGCAAGCCCGGCCCACACTGGGGTGGTGGCTACCGCCCGCATCGTCCGGGCTACTGGGGACCGCGCGGTGCTTTCTATGCAGGCATCCCGATTGCCATCGGCATCGCCGGCGCCACCGCCTACGCAAGCGGGCCAGATTGCTACCGGGTTTATCGCAAGGTCTTCGTGAAGGGTGTCGGCAGGGTCGTGCGGCCAGTGACCATCTGCGATTGATCGCGCGACACAGGGTACACCATGTGGAAGCGACGAGGGGGCGGACCGCCATCCGTCCCCTGATCATCAGGCGGCCAGCGACCCATGATCACGATAAGCGATTGGCAACGGTATCAGACTGCGGCAGGCTCGCGCCAAGCTGTCCTGTGGCGGCGACCAGGAAAAACGATGGCGGGGATGTCCGAGGCAGAACTGGTGGAACGGCTCGTGGTCGGCGACAAGGCCGCCATGCGGGCGATCTTCACCGCCCATCATCTGCGCGTCTTCCGGTTCGTTCTGCGATTGGTGGGGCGGGAGGATGTCGCCGAGGATGTGGTGACCGAGGTCTTCCTTGACCTTTGGCGACAGGCAAGCCAGTTCGAGCAGCGATCAAGTCTCTCCACATGGCTCCTGGCGATGGCCCGCAACAAAGCCTATTCCGCCCTGCGCCGACGGCGTGAGGAGCAGCTCGAGGATGGGGTAGCCGAGGCGATCCCCGACCAGGACGACACGCCGGAAATCCATGCCCAGAAGATCAACAAGGCCGCGATCATGCGTCAGTGTCTCGACAGGCTCACGCCGGAGCACCGCGTGGTCATGGATCTGGTCTATTATCACGAAGAGCCGATCGAAGCCGTCAGCCGTATCCTCGAGATCCCCGAGAACACGGTGAAGACGCGGATGTTCCATGCGCGCAAGCGCTTGTCGGAACTCTGCAAGGCGGCTGGATTGGACAGGGGGTGGCCATGAGCCCAACCACGACCCAACACCCCGGCGACGCGCCGGAGCCGATCGAGGCCCTGCTACCCTGGTATGCGGCCGGGACCCTAGACGATGCCGAAACGGCGGCGGTCGAGAAGGCGCTTGCCGCTGATGCCGGGTTGCGCGTCCAGCTCGCGCTGATCCGCGAGGATCAGGCAGACGTCATCCATGCCGCAGAAAGCATCGCCGCGCCGTCCACACGCATGGCCGGAAAGCTGTTCGCGGCGATCGACGCGGAGCCCACACCCGCCGCGCGTCAGCCGCCACGCCAGTTCCCCTGGCTCGAACAGCTCGGCATCTGGCTCGGAGCGCTGACACCACGCAAGCTCGCATTCGCGGCGCTGTCCGCCGCCGCACTGGTGGCCCTGCAGGCAGGCATCGTTGCCGCGCTGATGGCCGCGCGCACCCCGGGCGCGACCTACGAAGTCGCGTCCGGATCGGGCAATATGACGTCGGGCGCGCATTCCGTGCTCGTCGCCTTCGAGCCCACCGCGCGGCTTGAGCAGATCACGGCGCTGCTTGGCGAGCTCAATGCATCAATTGTCGAAGGACCGCGCGCAGGAGGCCTGTTCCGGCTTCGCTTTGCCGATAGCGGCGACAGCACGGCCATGGCTTCCCGCCTGGCGCGGCTGAACAACGCCAAAGGCATCGTCAGGCTGGTCGCTCCGACGAACTGACTCATATCGGGATCTCCCGGTAAGATTAAGGAGGCGTCTATGACAGGAACAGCAAGTCTGGCGCCAGCCATAGCGCGGCGGGGGAAGACGCTAAACAGCGACCACCTCGCGGCGACTGTTGCCCTCCTGGCCGGCTTCTCAAGTCTGGTGTTCGTCACGCTGGCGCAGCCAGCCAAGGCCGACATCCTAGGCAGCCATGGACGTGGCCAGCTCATGGCGCAGGCGAGCGGGCGCTATCCGAGCGAAACGTCCCCACGCTACGATCAGCGGCCAGAGCGTATGCCGCGTGGCGGCTATGATACGCGGCGGCGCCCGCGCGACCCCGGTTACCCCGGCCGGCCGGAGCGCCCCTGGCGCCCGCCCGGTTACGGCGGTCCGCCGCTCTATGGCGGCCCTATCGTGCCTCCGTTCGTTCGCCCTGCCCCGCCGCCGGTCTACGTCGACGACGGCGGATACGAGGCTGAACCGCGTCCGCGTCGTCCCCGCGCGGTCCAACCGGCAAAACAGCCCCCGAAAAAGACGGTCAAACAGCCGCCGGCGAAGAAGCCACCCGCGGGCGCCCCCGCCCGTACGACGCCGCCGGCCTCCCCGCCCGCGTCAGTCGCCAGCGACCAATTCGTCGCCGATGAGGTTCTCTTCGAGCTGAGCGCCGACGCTGCTACAGCCGACGCCGACGCGGTCGCACAGCGCTTCAATCTGACCGTTCTGGAACGCCGGCCGATCGATCTCTTAGGGATCACCATCATCCGCGCGCGGCTGCCACGCGGCCAGAATGTCCCCGCCGTCGTGCGTGCGCTCACTGCTGACCAGCGCGTGGCAAGCGCCCAACCCAACCATATCTTCCGCCTGCAGGAAGATAGCGTTCTGGCGGCGGAGCAGCCCGCGCCGCCGACGGCCGCAGCGAGCACGGCCACCGCGGCACCAGCCGTCACGGGTTCTGCCGATCTCGCAAGCGTGCAGTATGCGCTGGAAGCTATGAATCTGCGTCCCGCACAGTCCATCGCGCGTGGCAAGGGCGTCACCGTGGCGGTCATTGATTCGGCGATCGACGGCGCCCATCCGGAGCTCTCCGGCAGCCTTGTACCTCAGTCGAGTGCGCGAAAACCTTCTCCCCATGGAACGGGCATCGCCGGGATCATCGCCGCCCGTGCGCGCATGATCGGCGCCGCCCCTGCCGTGCGCATTCTCGGCATCGACGCCTTCAGCGAGACCGGCGACAGCGCGAGCGGCACGAGCCTCGATGTCGTGAGTGGGCTCGACACGGCGGTCAAGCATGGCGCCGACATCGCCAATCTCAGCTTCGCCGGACCCCGTGACGGGCTTCTCTCCCGAGCGCTCAGGGCAAGCAGCCAGCGCGGCCTGTTGCTCATCGCGGCGGCGGGTAATGGCGGAGCCAAAGCGCCGCCCGTCTTCCCGGCGGCCCATCCCGACGTCATCGCCGTCACCGCCGTCGATGTCGAGACACGCATCTACGAGAAGGCGGCGGCGGGGCCGCATGTGGCGGCAGCGGCGCCAGGCGTCGATATTCTCGTTCCCATTCCCGGCGGCGCCTATGAGCAATCGTCAGGCACCTCGTTCGCGGCCGCGTATGTCAGCGGAACTGCGGCCCTCTTGCGGGAGACGCGTACCGAACTGAGGGGGGAGGAGTTACGCGCGACGCTCAGCGCGACAGCGCGCGATCTCGGCCCCAAGGGGCACGACAACACGTTCGGAGCCGGTCTCATCGATGCCGCCGCGGCGCTGTCACGGATCGTGCAGCCGGCCGAGACGGCCAAGCCCAAGTCTGCGCCGACGCTCACCGCTACGCCCTGAGGTTAACGTGGCTGAGGCGACGTTGACCACGATGAGCAAGACGATCGGGAGGATACAATTTTGCCGTTGAAATCCCGCAACTGATACCGCATGACATTCATGTGACAGTCGCAATGGTGCTCTGGCGAACGGGGACGAGCCTGTTTCTGAAAGCGCGCGCGGCACGACTGAATCTGAATATTCGCGCCTCTGGATATTCATGCGTGCCATCTAGGGAACTAATATCGCCATTCATGTCGCGAGTTCGGGAATGGAAGACCTTCATTATCGCGAATACAAAATACTTCTGCGGCCGGAGCGTTTCTTCAATCCTCAACAGTTCGAGGTTTTCTGGAAGAAAATCTGCGCCATCGCCGCCAAGCATAAGGTCAATGTCGAGACCAACAAGAACGCTTTCCAGCGTCAGGTTCGGGAAGTCCTGTTCTACGATACGAACGACCATGCGCTGTACAAGAACGCGTTCATTCTGCGTCGCCGCACCTTCTATACCGATGGCTGGCCAGACCCCGCGCATGAACTGACGTTCAAATATCGCCACCCCAATCTTGACAGCGCGGCGGCCATCGATATGACGCCGCATCTGCAATGCAGCGCCGCCATCAAGTTCAAGGAGGAGATTCTTCCGCTCAAGGACAGCCTCGGGGGAATGCGCAGCCTTTATTCGCATAATTGCGTGCTGATAAGCCCCGGCCTCGAGCTGAATCAGGGCATAGAGCATATCGCGAATGTGTTTCCCGCGCTTGGCCAGCTTCGCAGCGGAGCCGGCGCATCCAAGATCAAGCTTGTCAATAATCTCTCGGTCGAGGAAGTGCAGGTGAATGTGGGCACGTTCTCCTTCGGCCGCGACCTCGACGCGAAGGCGACAATCGCGGTATGGCGCAACCGCGCGAGCGAAACACCGCTCATCGGGGAATTTGCGTTCCAGACCAAGTTCAGTCGGTACGACGATCTGCATGCCAAGGCTAAGAAGCGCTCCGAGGACTTCTTCTTGGACGTACAGACGCAGGAGCCGGAGTGGGTCGCCCTGGGAACGACCAAGACCGCACTCGTCTACGGCCTCGGCAAAGCCGTGACGGTCGGCCACGAATGATCGCCCCGGCATCCACCGACACCGGCCAGCCGGCGCGCGTCGGGCTGGCCGAAATCTTTCTGACGTTTCTGGTCATCGGCGCCACAAGCTTTGGCGGCGGGGTCGTCGCCTATCTGCGCAACAGTCTCGTCTTGCAGAAAGGATGGCTGGATGAGGAGCGCTTCCTGTCAGCGCTTGAAATCGCCCAGACGCTTCCGGGGCTCAACGCCACGAACATGAGCGTCATTGTTGGCGACCGGCTGCGCGGGCCGATCGGCGCTTTCATCGCTTTCCTCGGCATGACGCTTCCCGGTGCGACACTCGTGATGGTGCTCGGCGTTCTCTATGCCGCGCATTCCCACAATCCAGCCGTCAATGCGGCGCTCGTCGGCGTCGGCGCCGCCTCCGTCGGCATGCTGTCGGCGGTCACCTTGCAAATCGGCCGGAAACAGTTCGGCTCGCTGATCGACATCGCGATCATTGTCGCGACGATCATCCTGGTGAGCTACTTCCGCGTTTCATTGCTTGTCGTGCTATTCACGGTGGGACCTGTCGCCGTCTTTCTCTATCGGCCAAAGGCGCCGACGCGATCGGCGACCGCGGACTCATCGGGTGACGCTGCGCCCAGCGCCATAGCGCGTGAAGCCTCGAGGGCCCGTGGGCATGAGTGATTCAAATCTCAGCGTCTTCGGCGTTTTCTCGCTTCTGTCGGTGCTCGCCGTCGGCGGAGGAACAGCCGTTCTGCCAGAGATGAAGGAACTCGTCGTCAACAGCCATCAGTGGCTTAACGACGACCAGTTTCGCGACATATACGGCCTCGGCCAGGTCGCACCCGGACCCAATATGCTGATGGTGCTGGTGATCGGTTACCACGTCTCCGGCTATCTCGGGGCGCTGCTTGCGTTCACCGGATTTTTCCTGCCCGCGAGCCTCATCTCCCTTGGCGCATCGCGAGTCTGGGACCACTTCGAGGGCTC encodes:
- a CDS encoding sigma-70 family RNA polymerase sigma factor, whose product is MAGMSEAELVERLVVGDKAAMRAIFTAHHLRVFRFVLRLVGREDVAEDVVTEVFLDLWRQASQFEQRSSLSTWLLAMARNKAYSALRRRREEQLEDGVAEAIPDQDDTPEIHAQKINKAAIMRQCLDRLTPEHRVVMDLVYYHEEPIEAVSRILEIPENTVKTRMFHARKRLSELCKAAGLDRGWP
- a CDS encoding S8 family serine peptidase codes for the protein MTGTASLAPAIARRGKTLNSDHLAATVALLAGFSSLVFVTLAQPAKADILGSHGRGQLMAQASGRYPSETSPRYDQRPERMPRGGYDTRRRPRDPGYPGRPERPWRPPGYGGPPLYGGPIVPPFVRPAPPPVYVDDGGYEAEPRPRRPRAVQPAKQPPKKTVKQPPAKKPPAGAPARTTPPASPPASVASDQFVADEVLFELSADAATADADAVAQRFNLTVLERRPIDLLGITIIRARLPRGQNVPAVVRALTADQRVASAQPNHIFRLQEDSVLAAEQPAPPTAAASTATAAPAVTGSADLASVQYALEAMNLRPAQSIARGKGVTVAVIDSAIDGAHPELSGSLVPQSSARKPSPHGTGIAGIIAARARMIGAAPAVRILGIDAFSETGDSASGTSLDVVSGLDTAVKHGADIANLSFAGPRDGLLSRALRASSQRGLLLIAAAGNGGAKAPPVFPAAHPDVIAVTAVDVETRIYEKAAAGPHVAAAAPGVDILVPIPGGAYEQSSGTSFAAAYVSGTAALLRETRTELRGEELRATLSATARDLGPKGHDNTFGAGLIDAAAALSRIVQPAETAKPKSAPTLTATP
- a CDS encoding chromate transporter, whose amino-acid sequence is MIAPASTDTGQPARVGLAEIFLTFLVIGATSFGGGVVAYLRNSLVLQKGWLDEERFLSALEIAQTLPGLNATNMSVIVGDRLRGPIGAFIAFLGMTLPGATLVMVLGVLYAAHSHNPAVNAALVGVGAASVGMLSAVTLQIGRKQFGSLIDIAIIVATIILVSYFRVSLLVVLFTVGPVAVFLYRPKAPTRSATADSSGDAAPSAIAREASRARGHE
- a CDS encoding chromate transporter; amino-acid sequence: MSDSNLSVFGVFSLLSVLAVGGGTAVLPEMKELVVNSHQWLNDDQFRDIYGLGQVAPGPNMLMVLVIGYHVSGYLGALLAFTGFFLPASLISLGASRVWDHFEGSPWRESLQKGLAPLVVGLMAAGAIAIARTAIEGAATIAMAIAVFLGVYFVKRVNPALFILAGGVIGFLALQ